The following proteins are co-located in the Streptomyces sp. DT2A-34 genome:
- the lon gene encoding endopeptidase La, with the protein MASTSTPLTLPVLPLDDEVVLPGMVVPLDLNDTDVRAAVEAAQAAARSQSGKPRVLLVPRIDGTYAGTGVLGTVEQVGRLADGDPGALIRGRGRVRIGAGTTGPGAALWVEGTRVDESVPEPLPGQVTELVKEYKALATAWLRKRGAWQVVDRVQAIDDVSALADNSGYSPFLSTEQKVELLETADPVARLKLATRHLRDHLAEQDVAETIAKDVQEGVDKQQREFLLRRQLEAVRKELRELNGEQEGEESDDYRARVEAADLPEKVREAALKEVDKLERSSDQSPEGSWIRTWLDTVLELPWNERTDDKASAYDIQGAKRVLDAEHAGLEDVKERITEYLAVRKRRADRGLGVVGGRRGGAVLALVGPPGVGKTSLGESVAHAMGRKFVRVALGGVRDEAEIRGHRRTYVGALPGRIVRAIKEAGSMNPVVLLDEIDKVGSDFRGDPAAALLEVLDPAQNHTFRDHYLEVELDLSDVVFLATANVLEAIPEALLDRMELVRLDGYTEDEKIVIARDHLLPRQLERAGLEKDEVTLDESALRKLAGEYTREAGVRNLERSIARLLRKVAAQHELGERKLPFTISDGDLRGLIGRPHHVPESAQDPAERRTAVPGVATGLAVTGAGGDVLFVEASLADAETGAAGLTLTGQLGDVMKESAQIALSFLRSHGAELELPVADLKDQGVHIHFPAGAVPKDGPSAGITMTTALASLLSGRPLRTDVAMTGEVSLTGRVLPIGGVKQKLLAAHRAGVKTVIIPKRNEPDLDDVPAEVLDKLDVHTVTDVRQVLELALAPAVSGVAPEVPVAA; encoded by the coding sequence ATGGCTTCGACGTCCACACCGCTCACCCTGCCTGTGCTGCCGCTCGACGATGAGGTCGTGCTGCCCGGAATGGTGGTCCCGCTGGACTTGAACGACACCGATGTGCGCGCCGCCGTGGAGGCCGCGCAGGCGGCCGCCCGCTCGCAATCCGGAAAGCCACGGGTGCTTCTGGTGCCGCGCATCGACGGTACGTACGCGGGCACCGGTGTGCTCGGCACCGTCGAGCAGGTAGGCCGGCTGGCCGACGGTGACCCGGGTGCCCTGATCCGCGGTCGCGGCCGCGTGCGGATCGGTGCTGGGACGACCGGACCGGGTGCGGCACTGTGGGTCGAGGGGACGCGGGTCGACGAGAGCGTGCCCGAGCCGCTGCCCGGACAGGTCACCGAACTGGTCAAGGAATACAAGGCGCTCGCCACCGCCTGGCTGCGCAAGCGCGGCGCCTGGCAGGTCGTCGACCGCGTCCAGGCCATCGACGACGTCTCGGCCCTGGCCGACAACTCCGGTTACTCCCCCTTCCTGTCCACCGAGCAGAAGGTGGAACTCCTGGAGACCGCCGACCCGGTCGCCCGCCTCAAGCTCGCCACCCGGCACCTGCGGGACCACCTCGCCGAGCAGGACGTCGCCGAGACCATCGCCAAGGACGTCCAGGAGGGCGTCGACAAGCAGCAGCGCGAGTTCCTGCTGCGCCGTCAGCTGGAGGCCGTCCGCAAGGAACTGCGCGAGCTGAACGGCGAGCAGGAGGGCGAGGAGTCCGACGACTACCGCGCCCGCGTGGAGGCCGCCGACCTGCCGGAGAAGGTCCGCGAGGCGGCCTTGAAGGAGGTCGACAAGCTGGAGCGGTCCAGCGACCAGTCCCCGGAGGGCTCCTGGATCCGCACCTGGCTGGACACCGTCCTCGAACTCCCGTGGAACGAGCGGACCGATGACAAGGCTTCCGCGTACGACATCCAGGGCGCGAAGCGTGTGCTGGACGCCGAGCACGCCGGTCTGGAGGACGTGAAGGAGCGGATCACCGAGTACCTGGCGGTGCGCAAGCGGCGGGCCGACCGCGGCCTCGGTGTCGTCGGCGGCCGGCGCGGCGGTGCCGTACTGGCCCTGGTCGGCCCGCCCGGCGTCGGCAAGACCTCGCTCGGCGAGTCCGTCGCCCACGCCATGGGCCGCAAGTTCGTCAGGGTCGCCCTGGGCGGCGTCCGCGACGAGGCCGAGATCCGCGGCCACCGCCGTACGTACGTCGGCGCGCTGCCCGGCCGGATCGTGCGCGCGATCAAGGAGGCCGGTTCGATGAACCCGGTGGTCCTCCTCGACGAGATCGACAAGGTGGGCTCGGACTTCCGCGGCGACCCCGCGGCCGCGCTCCTGGAGGTCCTGGACCCGGCCCAGAACCACACCTTCCGGGACCACTACCTGGAAGTGGAGCTGGACCTGTCGGACGTGGTCTTCCTCGCCACCGCCAACGTCCTGGAGGCCATCCCCGAGGCCCTGCTCGACCGTATGGAGCTGGTCCGCCTCGACGGCTACACCGAGGACGAGAAGATCGTCATCGCCCGCGACCACCTGCTCCCGCGCCAACTGGAGCGGGCGGGCCTGGAGAAGGACGAGGTGACACTCGACGAGAGCGCGCTGCGCAAGCTCGCCGGCGAGTACACGCGCGAGGCGGGCGTCCGCAACCTGGAGCGCTCGATCGCGCGGCTGCTCCGCAAGGTCGCGGCGCAGCACGAACTGGGTGAGCGGAAGCTGCCGTTCACGATCTCGGACGGTGACCTGCGCGGCCTGATCGGCCGGCCGCACCACGTGCCCGAGTCCGCCCAGGACCCGGCGGAGCGCCGTACGGCCGTGCCGGGCGTGGCCACGGGCCTCGCGGTGACCGGCGCGGGCGGCGACGTGCTGTTCGTCGAGGCGTCGCTGGCGGACGCGGAGACGGGCGCGGCGGGCCTGACGCTGACGGGCCAACTGGGTGACGTGATGAAGGAGAGCGCACAGATCGCCCTGTCCTTCCTCCGCTCGCACGGCGCCGAACTGGAGCTGCCCGTCGCCGACCTGAAGGACCAGGGCGTGCACATCCACTTCCCGGCGGGCGCGGTGCCCAAGGACGGCCCGAGCGCGGGCATCACGATGACGACGGCGCTGGCGTCGCTCCTGTCCGGCCGCCCGCTGCGCACGGACGTGGCGATGACGGGCGAGGTCTCACTCACGGGCCGCGTCCTGCCCATCGGCGGCGTGAAGCAGAAGCTGCTGGCGGCCCACCGGGCGGGCGTCAAGACCGTGATCATCCCCAAGCGCAACGAGCCCGACCTGGACGACGTCCCCGCCGAGGTGCTGGACAAGCTCGACGTCCACACGGTGACGGACGTCCGCCAGGTCCTGGAGCTGGCGCTGGCGCCGGCCGTCAGCGGCGTGGCGCCGGAGGTTCCGGTCGCGGCGTGA
- a CDS encoding CHAT domain-containing protein produces MTRTAPTTDTPVISGGVNGALAAVGRTLGERFVNGEVGAALRREAALARDCNAPLRIGLSVDAAEWRDLPWESLVVPGAPGPLVLSERVDLYRKVRRETPPVAMPIPGPLRILAVVASPEAGAGELLDYERELARILDAVGSARTKQGAYVRVLNWGSVAEIRAALEEERFHVLHLSCHAAPGVLFLEKDDGGLDKVDARRFMDDVLPPGRGVPLVVLSGCSTAQAPQSDADDAAAEARAGWRGSFWAEGFRACWR; encoded by the coding sequence GTGACCCGGACCGCGCCCACGACGGACACGCCGGTGATCTCCGGTGGCGTGAACGGTGCCTTGGCCGCCGTCGGCCGGACCCTGGGCGAGCGGTTCGTGAACGGGGAGGTGGGGGCCGCGTTGCGGCGCGAGGCGGCGTTGGCTCGTGACTGCAATGCTCCGCTGCGGATCGGGTTGAGCGTCGACGCGGCCGAGTGGCGGGATCTGCCCTGGGAGAGCCTGGTGGTACCCGGTGCGCCGGGGCCGCTGGTGCTGTCCGAGCGCGTCGACCTGTACCGCAAGGTACGGCGGGAGACCCCGCCGGTGGCGATGCCGATCCCGGGGCCGCTGCGGATTCTTGCCGTGGTGGCGAGTCCGGAGGCGGGGGCGGGTGAACTTCTCGACTATGAGCGGGAGTTGGCGCGCATCCTGGACGCGGTCGGCTCCGCGCGCACCAAGCAGGGGGCGTATGTCCGGGTACTGAACTGGGGGAGCGTCGCCGAGATTCGCGCCGCTCTGGAGGAGGAGCGGTTCCACGTACTGCATCTGTCGTGCCATGCCGCCCCGGGGGTGCTGTTCCTGGAGAAGGACGACGGCGGGCTGGACAAGGTGGACGCGCGGCGGTTCATGGATGACGTGCTGCCGCCGGGACGTGGGGTGCCGTTGGTCGTCCTGTCCGGTTGTTCCACGGCACAGGCACCGCAGTCGGATGCCGATGACGCCGCCGCCGAGGCCCGTGCAGGCTGGCGCGGGAGCTTCTGGGCCGAGGGGTTCCGAGCGTGCTGGCGATGA
- a CDS encoding lysozyme, with amino-acid sequence MPVLRSEPLRSRHPHLAGLVLATALSLLLVLLLAVQPPPASADDDPPRGSAHMGMGVAVHDGVHDGPASTLAAQTEGVDVSSHQGDVDWPTLWDSGVKWAYVKATEGTYYKNPYFAQQYDGSHDIGMIRGAYHFATPDTTNGATQADYFVDRGGGWSRDGKTLPGVLDIEWNPYGDACYGKTPSAMVTWIRDFLNRYRARTGRGPVIYTATSWWKQCTGNHSGFASVNPLWIARYATAVGELPAGWRYYTMWQYTSSGPTVGDHNRFNGALDRVKALANG; translated from the coding sequence GTGCCCGTGCTCAGATCCGAACCGCTCCGCTCCCGCCATCCCCACCTCGCAGGGCTCGTGCTCGCCACCGCCCTCTCCCTCCTCCTGGTCCTCCTCCTCGCCGTCCAGCCCCCTCCCGCATCCGCCGACGACGACCCGCCGCGCGGCTCCGCCCACATGGGCATGGGCGTCGCAGTCCACGACGGGGTGCACGACGGCCCTGCCAGCACCCTGGCCGCTCAGACGGAAGGCGTGGACGTCTCCAGCCACCAGGGCGACGTCGACTGGCCGACGCTGTGGGACAGCGGGGTGAAGTGGGCCTATGTGAAGGCCACCGAGGGGACGTACTACAAGAACCCCTACTTCGCCCAGCAGTACGACGGCTCCCACGACATCGGCATGATCCGCGGCGCGTACCACTTCGCCACCCCGGACACCACCAATGGAGCAACCCAGGCCGACTATTTCGTCGATCGCGGCGGCGGTTGGTCCCGCGACGGCAAGACCCTGCCCGGCGTCCTCGACATCGAGTGGAATCCGTACGGAGACGCCTGCTACGGCAAGACACCGAGCGCGATGGTCACCTGGATCCGCGACTTCCTGAACCGGTACAGGGCCCGCACCGGCCGCGGCCCCGTCATCTACACGGCCACCAGTTGGTGGAAACAGTGCACCGGCAACCACAGCGGCTTCGCCTCCGTCAACCCGCTGTGGATCGCCCGGTACGCGACGGCGGTGGGCGAACTGCCGGCGGGCTGGCGCTACTACACGATGTGGCAGTACACGTCCTCCGGGCCGACCGTCGGTGACCACAACAGGTTCAACGGCGCGCTGGACCGGGTGAAGGCATTGGCCAACGGCTAG
- a CDS encoding GNAT family N-acetyltransferase: MRGAPPTPPVGVTYEQDGPLLRIVGGFRGLVSGPRSLGVRGAELDRLIARQRDYFAARGEAVEWKTRSHDDPADLTDRLRGAGFLPEDEETVLVGRAADMAVRQPVLPEGVTLRGVTADADMRRIAAMESVVWGQDWSWLADDLIGRVASAPDEVAVYVAEADGQVVSAAWLVFRAGTEFASLWGGSTLAEWRGQGIYRALVATRAALAVARGVGYLHVDASDDSAPILRRLGFEAVTTTTPYVWSPVAG; the protein is encoded by the coding sequence ATGCGCGGCGCACCCCCGACCCCGCCCGTCGGCGTGACGTACGAACAGGACGGTCCCCTGCTGCGGATCGTCGGCGGATTCCGCGGCCTCGTCAGCGGCCCGCGCTCGCTCGGCGTACGCGGCGCCGAGCTCGACCGGCTCATCGCCCGGCAGCGCGACTACTTCGCGGCGCGCGGCGAGGCGGTGGAGTGGAAGACGCGGTCCCACGACGACCCGGCCGACCTCACCGACCGCCTGCGCGGGGCCGGCTTCCTGCCCGAGGACGAGGAGACGGTCCTGGTGGGACGGGCCGCCGACATGGCCGTACGGCAGCCCGTCCTGCCGGAGGGCGTGACGCTGCGGGGGGTCACGGCGGACGCGGACATGCGCCGTATCGCCGCGATGGAGTCGGTCGTGTGGGGCCAGGACTGGAGCTGGCTCGCCGACGATCTCATCGGCCGCGTCGCGTCCGCTCCGGACGAGGTCGCCGTGTACGTCGCCGAGGCGGACGGCCAGGTCGTCTCCGCGGCGTGGCTGGTGTTCCGCGCGGGGACCGAGTTCGCGAGCCTGTGGGGCGGGTCAACGCTGGCCGAGTGGCGCGGCCAGGGCATCTACCGCGCGCTGGTCGCCACCCGCGCCGCCCTCGCCGTCGCACGCGGGGTCGGCTACCTGCACGTCGACGCCTCCGACGACAGCGCGCCCATCCTGCGGCGGCTGGGCTTCGAGGCGGTGACGACGACCACGCCGTACGTGTGGTCGCCCGTGGCCGGCTGA
- a CDS encoding MarR family winged helix-turn-helix transcriptional regulator produces the protein MHQDGNDDGRRVESGGAASGRMPGGGMDQPEFLDLERELTVLFRRARAKQGEMAREVHPDLESAAYGLLVRLDESGRMRATELAAYIGVGKATMSRQLRALEDLGLVAREPDPADGRAWLVHLTEEGRGRVAKVREARRARYVAQLSHWDRGEVAELARLLNQLNRGMEK, from the coding sequence GTGCACCAAGACGGAAACGACGACGGGCGGAGAGTCGAATCTGGGGGTGCCGCCTCTGGGAGAATGCCCGGTGGTGGTATGGACCAGCCCGAATTCCTCGACCTGGAACGCGAGTTGACCGTCCTCTTCCGGCGCGCCAGGGCCAAGCAGGGCGAGATGGCCCGCGAGGTCCATCCCGACCTGGAGTCCGCGGCGTACGGGCTGCTGGTCCGACTGGACGAGTCCGGCCGCATGCGCGCCACGGAACTCGCCGCGTACATCGGCGTCGGCAAGGCCACCATGTCCCGCCAGCTGCGCGCCCTGGAGGACCTGGGCCTGGTCGCCCGCGAGCCGGACCCCGCCGACGGGCGGGCGTGGCTGGTGCACCTCACGGAGGAGGGGCGCGGCCGGGTCGCGAAGGTGCGGGAGGCCCGCCGGGCTCGGTATGTCGCGCAGCTGTCCCACTGGGATCGGGGTGAGGTGGCGGAGCTGGCTCGGTTGCTGAATCAGTTGAACCGAGGGATGGAGAAGTAA
- a CDS encoding tetratricopeptide repeat protein, whose amino-acid sequence MVVRKVGEFVGRRAELRQLLGVLRDSGRGGVLIHGIGGVGKSTLTAELLHHLGSEAGLVVPVPAATAPTVDSVLETLRKRLVVRCVSAGLAEDDMLRRVAAMLADATPSWRERWELIQQVVLPRLPVLLVLDNAEDLLVQSDGGWQPADPDLADFLAAWAAAAPRARLLVTSRYPFSLPNRMHRRLTMHHLGPLSLAETRKLIWRLPGLDALGKEDLERAYADVGGHPRALEYLDALLRGGEARFPDIAERMEEALERRGIRNPERWLAGIAGDLDKALAETVTLAVDDVLLDTLLGQLDGVPGARSLLDGLAVYRAPVDRTGAAWQLSDLTSAPGVEPALADRLRTVRRQIVEAQAGGAVAEEGWGLPSEVMAQFGDDLKELSRPPVELDDDAEEALRLLLGLGLVSPAPTSQDEPGSRPSGLLVHRWTADALRNRSAPEVLTAAHRRAAAYWRWRAHVWPQDKAAAIIDLIEARHHHYQAGALDQANAVTDRVCRQLHTWGAWDWEERLLKESLSWNPAGSRAAAGCLHNLGTIADARGDYGEAEEYYRNSLAISEERGDRAGIAGTYHQLGLLAVRRGNYGEAEEFCRKSLAIAEERGDRDRIGAGHHTLGAIAEMRREYDVAEEYYRKSLAISEEIGDRVGVANSYHQLGKVAESRGDYDLAEECHHSSLAIRQEGRYRAGIGASYHHLGKIAEVREDYGVAEDYYLKSLAISEEIGDRASIAATTSQLGILRTKLNQPDQGITLNLQALALRLEMGVSVGTDIYWLKRQRILLGDDAFEEELRAHLPEKNAQAVMSVTLPSPESADEDESPPE is encoded by the coding sequence ATGGTGGTGCGCAAGGTCGGCGAGTTCGTGGGGCGTCGGGCGGAGCTACGGCAACTGCTGGGCGTATTGCGTGACTCCGGCCGGGGCGGCGTGCTGATCCACGGGATCGGCGGCGTCGGCAAGTCGACGCTCACCGCGGAGTTGCTGCACCATCTGGGGTCCGAAGCGGGGTTGGTGGTGCCCGTCCCGGCCGCTACGGCCCCGACGGTCGACTCGGTGCTGGAGACCCTGCGCAAACGTCTCGTCGTTCGCTGCGTGTCCGCCGGGCTTGCCGAGGACGACATGCTGCGCCGGGTGGCGGCCATGCTCGCCGATGCCACGCCGTCGTGGCGGGAACGGTGGGAACTGATCCAGCAGGTCGTCCTGCCACGGCTGCCGGTCCTGCTCGTGCTGGACAACGCCGAGGACCTCCTGGTCCAGTCCGACGGGGGTTGGCAGCCGGCCGATCCCGACCTGGCGGACTTCCTGGCCGCCTGGGCGGCTGCCGCGCCTCGCGCTCGACTGCTGGTCACCAGCCGGTATCCGTTCAGCCTGCCGAACCGGATGCACCGACGCCTGACGATGCATCACCTCGGCCCGCTGTCGCTTGCCGAAACCCGCAAGCTGATCTGGCGGCTGCCCGGCCTGGACGCCCTCGGCAAGGAGGACCTCGAACGCGCCTACGCCGATGTCGGCGGGCATCCGCGGGCACTGGAGTACCTGGACGCGCTGCTGCGCGGTGGCGAGGCACGGTTCCCCGACATCGCCGAGCGCATGGAGGAGGCGCTGGAGCGACGCGGCATCCGTAACCCGGAGCGATGGCTGGCCGGGATCGCCGGTGACCTGGACAAGGCGTTGGCCGAGACCGTCACGCTGGCGGTGGATGACGTGCTGCTCGACACGCTGCTGGGGCAGTTGGACGGTGTGCCGGGGGCGCGGTCGCTGCTGGACGGGCTTGCGGTGTATCGCGCGCCGGTCGACCGGACGGGGGCTGCCTGGCAACTGTCTGACCTGACCTCGGCACCGGGGGTTGAACCGGCGTTGGCGGACCGGCTCCGGACAGTGAGGCGACAGATCGTGGAAGCCCAGGCTGGGGGAGCCGTGGCGGAGGAAGGATGGGGTCTTCCTTCGGAGGTGATGGCCCAGTTCGGAGACGATCTCAAGGAGCTGTCCCGGCCTCCGGTCGAACTCGACGACGATGCCGAGGAAGCCTTGCGTCTACTGCTGGGACTGGGGCTGGTCTCCCCCGCGCCGACGTCGCAGGACGAGCCGGGCAGTCGGCCCAGCGGCTTGCTGGTACACCGCTGGACCGCTGACGCCCTGCGAAACCGGAGCGCCCCTGAGGTACTCACAGCAGCTCATCGCCGGGCTGCTGCCTACTGGCGGTGGCGCGCCCATGTATGGCCGCAGGACAAGGCCGCCGCCATCATCGACCTCATCGAAGCCCGCCATCACCATTACCAAGCCGGTGCCCTCGATCAGGCGAACGCTGTCACCGACCGTGTGTGCCGGCAATTGCACACTTGGGGTGCGTGGGACTGGGAAGAGCGGCTGCTCAAGGAGAGTCTCTCCTGGAATCCCGCCGGCTCCCGGGCCGCTGCCGGCTGTCTTCATAATCTGGGCACCATCGCGGACGCACGGGGGGACTATGGTGAAGCCGAAGAGTACTACCGTAATTCGCTCGCCATCAGTGAGGAACGCGGCGATCGAGCCGGTATTGCAGGCACATATCACCAACTCGGCCTCCTCGCAGTGAGGCGGGGGAATTACGGTGAAGCTGAAGAGTTCTGTCGAAAATCGCTCGCCATCGCAGAAGAACGCGGCGACCGGGATAGGATTGGTGCTGGCCACCATACTCTGGGCGCGATTGCGGAAATGCGGCGAGAGTACGACGTAGCCGAAGAATACTACCGCAAGTCACTGGCCATCAGTGAGGAAATCGGCGATCGAGTCGGTGTTGCCAACAGCTATCATCAACTCGGTAAGGTTGCGGAAAGTCGGGGTGATTATGACCTCGCCGAAGAGTGCCACCACAGTTCGCTAGCCATCCGTCAGGAAGGCCGCTACCGGGCTGGGATCGGTGCCAGTTACCACCATCTCGGCAAGATTGCGGAAGTGCGTGAGGATTATGGCGTGGCCGAGGACTACTACCTCAAGTCGCTGGCCATCAGTGAGGAAATCGGTGACCGAGCCAGCATTGCCGCCACCACCAGTCAACTTGGCATACTGCGAACAAAACTGAATCAGCCGGATCAAGGCATTACCCTCAATCTCCAGGCGCTCGCTCTACGTCTGGAGATGGGAGTCTCAGTCGGTACGGACATTTACTGGCTCAAAAGGCAGAGAATCCTCCTCGGTGACGACGCCTTCGAGGAAGAGCTCCGCGCCCACCTGCCCGAGAAGAACGCACAAGCGGTCATGTCGGTAACGCTTCCGTCGCCCGAGAGCGCCGATGAGGACGAGTCGCCCCCGGAATAG